A single Stutzerimonas stutzeri DNA region contains:
- the recD gene encoding exodeoxyribonuclease V subunit alpha: MSLLELPLGPLERAFIASLHRLEPQAPEAVLLAGALCCEALASGDVCLSLARLAGKRPWPDLAFSLPPLDTWRAQLAASSLIGVPGDYAPLILDGDRLYLARYHAYEQQLAEQLLARAADVPVIDEAQLSESLTRLFAFNQQSPDWQRLAAAQAVRRRLAVISGGPGTGKTTTVVRLLAALLEQPEGARLAIGLAAPTGKAAARMAEAIRNAKADLPVSEAVKDALPDEARTLHRLLGSRGDSPRVRHDAANPLPLDVLVVDEASMVDLALMAKLVAALPPKARLILLGDKDQLAAVEAGAVFAELCEGRGFDEQAASDLQRITGQRVATQTPRSRLGDAVVLLTHSHRFAGDSGIGELARRINGGDARGSVTLLQEGRADLAWNAAPAPTALIERLEHGYAAYLQAARQADPAAAFGAFNGFRALTAQREGAFGVTGINEALEARLKRRLAVPARERWYPGRAVMVRQNDYALGLFNGDIGLCLKTAQGLRVFFEGDEGYRGFAPARLPSHDSAFAMTVHKSQGSEFAEVLLALPEQPSPLLTRAMFYTGITRAKRKVEIWALPARLADAVTTRAERAAGLAERLAVTDRVSAMVERAPGPAKSPEPPGDQLSLF; encoded by the coding sequence ATGAGCCTGCTGGAACTGCCCCTCGGTCCGCTCGAACGCGCCTTTATCGCCAGCCTGCACCGCCTCGAGCCGCAGGCGCCCGAGGCGGTGCTGCTGGCCGGCGCCCTGTGCTGCGAAGCGCTGGCCAGCGGCGACGTCTGCCTGTCGCTGGCACGCCTGGCTGGCAAGCGTCCATGGCCGGACCTCGCGTTCAGCCTGCCGCCGCTCGACACCTGGCGCGCACAACTGGCGGCATCGTCACTGATCGGCGTTCCGGGCGACTATGCGCCGCTGATCCTCGACGGCGACCGCCTCTATCTGGCGCGCTATCACGCGTATGAGCAGCAATTGGCCGAACAGCTGCTGGCGCGCGCCGCCGATGTGCCGGTAATCGACGAGGCGCAGCTGAGCGAAAGCCTGACGCGCCTGTTCGCCTTCAATCAGCAGAGTCCTGACTGGCAGCGGCTGGCGGCGGCGCAGGCGGTACGACGGCGCCTGGCAGTGATTTCCGGCGGCCCCGGTACCGGTAAGACGACCACCGTGGTGCGCTTGCTCGCCGCCTTGCTTGAGCAGCCTGAGGGCGCGCGGCTCGCCATCGGCCTCGCCGCGCCTACGGGCAAGGCCGCGGCGCGCATGGCTGAAGCGATCCGCAACGCCAAGGCCGACCTGCCGGTCAGCGAGGCGGTGAAGGATGCGCTGCCGGACGAGGCGCGAACGTTGCACCGTCTGCTCGGCAGCCGCGGCGACAGCCCGAGGGTGCGTCACGATGCGGCCAATCCGTTGCCTCTGGATGTCCTGGTCGTGGACGAGGCATCCATGGTCGATCTGGCGTTGATGGCCAAGCTGGTCGCCGCATTGCCCCCCAAGGCGCGATTGATTCTGCTGGGCGACAAGGACCAGCTTGCGGCGGTGGAAGCCGGCGCGGTCTTTGCCGAGCTGTGCGAGGGACGGGGTTTCGATGAGCAGGCCGCGAGCGATCTGCAGCGCATCACCGGCCAGCGCGTAGCGACGCAAACGCCGCGTTCCCGACTAGGCGATGCGGTGGTGCTGCTCACTCACAGTCATCGCTTCGCGGGGGACAGTGGCATCGGTGAGCTGGCGCGACGGATCAATGGCGGTGACGCCCGGGGTTCGGTGACCTTGCTTCAGGAAGGTCGCGCCGACCTGGCGTGGAATGCGGCTCCCGCTCCGACCGCGCTCATCGAACGGCTGGAGCACGGTTATGCAGCCTATCTGCAGGCGGCGCGGCAGGCCGACCCGGCAGCGGCGTTTGGCGCCTTCAATGGGTTCCGTGCGCTGACGGCTCAGCGTGAAGGCGCCTTTGGCGTCACCGGCATCAACGAAGCACTGGAGGCACGTCTCAAGCGCCGCCTCGCCGTGCCTGCCCGCGAGCGCTGGTATCCCGGTCGCGCGGTGATGGTGCGGCAGAACGACTACGCATTGGGCCTGTTCAATGGCGATATCGGACTGTGCCTGAAAACCGCGCAGGGCCTGCGGGTGTTCTTCGAGGGTGACGAAGGCTATCGCGGCTTCGCTCCGGCGCGTCTGCCGAGCCATGACAGCGCCTTCGCCATGACCGTGCACAAGAGCCAGGGCTCGGAGTTCGCCGAAGTGTTGCTGGCATTGCCCGAGCAGCCGAGCCCGTTGTTGACCCGTGCGATGTTCTATACCGGTATCACCCGTGCCAAGCGAAAGGTCGAGATCTGGGCGCTGCCGGCGCGTCTGGCCGACGCGGTGACGACCCGGGCCGAGCGGGCGGCGGGGCTGGCCGAGCGCCTGGCCGTAACGGATCGGGTGTCGGCGATGGTCGAGCGAGCCCCGGGCCCTGCGAAATCCCCCGAGCCGCCAGGTGATCAGTTAAGCCTGTTCTGA